From Pandoraea vervacti, the proteins below share one genomic window:
- a CDS encoding glutaredoxin family protein: MTAPAFTLYGRKWCHLCDDMLAALEAMRPAWDFSVTVVDVDSDPALEAKYDEIVPVLALGDRELCRYHFDANAVAAVFLSD, encoded by the coding sequence ATGACCGCGCCGGCGTTCACGCTGTACGGCCGCAAGTGGTGTCATCTATGCGATGACATGCTTGCGGCGCTCGAAGCGATGCGCCCGGCGTGGGATTTCTCGGTGACCGTCGTCGATGTCGACAGCGATCCGGCGCTGGAAGCCAAATACGACGAGATCGTGCCGGTGCTTGCACTGGGGGATCGCGAGCTGTGCCGGTATCATTTCGACGCCAATGCCGTGGCTGCCGTCTTTCTATCGGACTGA
- the rpmF gene encoding 50S ribosomal protein L32, producing MAVQQNKKSPSKRGMHRSHDFLTAPSTAVEPTSGETHLRHHISPNGFYRGRKVIKTKND from the coding sequence ATGGCCGTTCAACAGAACAAGAAGTCGCCGTCGAAGCGCGGCATGCACCGTTCGCACGATTTCCTGACCGCACCGTCGACCGCCGTCGAACCGACGTCGGGTGAGACGCACCTGCGTCACCACATCTCGCCGAACGGTTTCTACCGTGGTCGCAAGGTCATCAAGACCAAGAACGACTAA
- a CDS encoding DUF177 domain-containing protein, with amino-acid sequence MSVMSEYIVDLFEFARTGRVAEGDVQLAALPRMVTEVPAEVSATGRAQAAFHWRAQGAEKQVLRADGKPAVVQFLTLSVEGPMWLECQRCLTPYEAPLASETTFEIVHDEAAAEDRPLDEDELEALVGSRHFDLLELIEEELLLALPIVPKHDVCPTVHDSLATGSDGLAEPAPAPEEEDKPSPFAALAALKRSPDKDGK; translated from the coding sequence ATGAGCGTGATGAGCGAATATATCGTCGATCTGTTCGAATTCGCGCGTACCGGCCGGGTGGCGGAAGGTGACGTGCAACTTGCGGCATTGCCGCGCATGGTAACCGAAGTGCCTGCCGAAGTCTCGGCGACGGGGCGTGCGCAGGCGGCGTTCCACTGGCGCGCGCAAGGCGCAGAGAAGCAGGTGCTGCGCGCGGATGGCAAGCCGGCCGTGGTGCAGTTCCTGACATTGTCGGTCGAAGGTCCGATGTGGCTTGAATGCCAGCGTTGCCTGACACCGTATGAGGCGCCCCTCGCGTCGGAAACGACTTTCGAGATCGTGCATGACGAGGCCGCTGCGGAAGACCGCCCGCTCGACGAGGACGAACTCGAAGCGCTGGTTGGCTCCAGGCATTTCGATCTGCTCGAGTTGATCGAAGAAGAATTGCTGTTGGCTTTGCCTATCGTACCGAAGCATGACGTTTGTCCGACGGTTCACGATAGCCTTGCCACGGGTAGCGACGGATTGGCCGAACCGGCCCCGGCGCCCGAAGAAGAGGATAAGCCGTCTCCGTTCGCGGCGCTGGCAGCGCTCAAGCGCTCGCCGGACAAGGACGGAAAGTAA
- the fabG gene encoding 3-oxoacyl-ACP reductase FabG has translation MSKQLDNLVALVTGASRGIGRAIALELARQGATVVGTATSEAGAQGIDAYFAEAGVAGKGIVLNVTDAEGVAAALDDILKQHGKLDILVNNAGITRDNLAMRMKDDEWDDVIDTNLKAIFRLSRAVIKPMMKARSGRIINVTSVVGSAGNPGQANYAAAKAGVAGMSRSLAAEIGSRNITVNCVAPGFIDTDMTKALGEAQHEALKARIPLGRLGAPQDIANAVAFLASPQAGYITGTTLHVNGGMFMN, from the coding sequence ATGAGCAAGCAACTCGACAATCTCGTGGCGCTGGTGACCGGCGCTTCGCGCGGTATTGGCCGTGCCATCGCCCTCGAACTCGCTCGCCAGGGGGCGACGGTTGTGGGCACCGCCACCAGCGAGGCTGGTGCGCAAGGCATTGACGCCTATTTCGCCGAAGCGGGCGTTGCGGGCAAGGGCATTGTCCTGAATGTGACCGACGCCGAGGGCGTGGCCGCTGCGCTGGACGACATTCTCAAGCAGCACGGCAAACTCGACATCCTCGTCAATAACGCCGGTATCACGCGCGATAATCTCGCGATGCGGATGAAGGACGACGAGTGGGATGACGTGATCGATACCAACCTCAAGGCGATCTTCCGTCTCTCGCGTGCTGTGATCAAGCCGATGATGAAGGCGCGTAGCGGTCGCATCATCAACGTGACCTCGGTGGTCGGCTCTGCCGGTAACCCCGGTCAGGCCAACTATGCGGCAGCCAAGGCGGGTGTCGCCGGGATGTCGCGTTCGCTGGCCGCCGAGATTGGCAGCCGAAACATTACCGTCAATTGCGTCGCACCGGGTTTCATCGACACGGATATGACCAAGGCGCTGGGTGAGGCGCAGCATGAGGCGCTCAAGGCGCGCATTCCGCTGGGACGTCTGGGCGCACCGCAGGACATTGCCAACGCGGTGGCGTTCCTTGCGTCCCCGCAGGCTGGCTACATCACCGGCACCACGCTCCACGTGAATGGCGGCATGTTTATGAATTGA
- the fabF gene encoding beta-ketoacyl-ACP synthase II — translation MSRRRVVITGLGLISPVGNTVAEGWENLVAGRSGIANITKFDASSHKVRFAGEVKNFETEKYLSAKDARRMDTFIHYGLAAGIQAFEDSGLQVTAENAERVGVLVGSGIGGLPMIEDTQTDLLNGGPRKISPFFVPGSIINMISGHLSIKYGLKGPNLAIVTACTTGLHCIGQAARMIQYGDADAVLAGGAESTVSPLGIGGFAAMTALSTRNDDPATASRPWDRDRDGFVLGEGAGVMMVEEYEHAKARGAKIYAEIKGFGMSADAYHMTAPCEDGDGALRAMTNALRDAGLNADTVNYVNAHGTSTPLGDIAETVAVKRLMGDAAKHVVVNSTKSMTGHLLGGAGGLESVFTVLAVHHQKSPPTINIFNQDPACDLDYCANVARDMKIDVALKNSFGFGGTNGTLVFQRV, via the coding sequence GTGAGTCGTCGTCGCGTCGTCATTACCGGTCTGGGCCTGATCTCGCCGGTCGGCAACACTGTTGCCGAAGGTTGGGAAAATCTGGTCGCGGGCCGTTCGGGCATCGCCAACATCACGAAGTTCGATGCGAGCAGCCATAAGGTTCGCTTCGCAGGCGAAGTCAAAAACTTCGAGACCGAGAAATATCTGTCGGCCAAGGATGCGCGCCGCATGGATACGTTCATCCATTACGGTCTCGCCGCCGGCATTCAGGCGTTCGAAGACAGCGGCTTGCAAGTCACCGCGGAAAACGCCGAACGCGTGGGCGTGCTGGTCGGTTCCGGTATCGGCGGCCTGCCGATGATCGAAGACACGCAGACCGACCTGCTCAATGGCGGTCCGCGCAAGATTTCCCCATTTTTCGTGCCTGGCTCGATCATCAACATGATCTCCGGCCATCTGTCGATCAAGTACGGTCTGAAGGGGCCGAACCTCGCCATCGTGACGGCCTGCACGACCGGTCTGCACTGTATCGGCCAGGCAGCGCGCATGATTCAGTATGGCGACGCGGATGCCGTGCTCGCAGGCGGCGCCGAATCGACGGTGTCCCCGCTGGGTATCGGCGGATTCGCCGCGATGACCGCGCTGTCCACGCGCAATGACGATCCGGCAACGGCGAGCCGTCCGTGGGACCGGGATCGCGACGGTTTCGTGCTGGGCGAAGGCGCCGGCGTGATGATGGTCGAAGAGTACGAGCACGCCAAGGCGCGCGGCGCAAAGATCTATGCGGAGATCAAGGGCTTCGGCATGAGCGCCGACGCGTATCACATGACCGCCCCGTGCGAAGACGGCGACGGCGCTCTGCGCGCCATGACGAACGCATTGCGCGATGCCGGTCTGAACGCCGACACCGTCAATTACGTGAACGCACATGGCACCTCGACGCCGCTGGGCGACATCGCCGAGACGGTCGCGGTCAAGCGACTGATGGGCGACGCGGCCAAGCACGTCGTCGTGAACTCGACAAAGTCGATGACCGGCCATTTGCTGGGCGGTGCGGGCGGCTTGGAATCGGTGTTTACCGTGCTGGCCGTTCACCACCAGAAATCGCCGCCGACGATCAATATCTTCAATCAAGATCCCGCTTGCGACCTCGATTACTGCGCAAACGTGGCTCGCGACATGAAAATTGATGTCGCGTTGAAGAACTCTTTCGGATTTGGCGGGACTAACGGCACGCTGGTCTTCCAGCGCGTCTAA
- the rpoE gene encoding RNA polymerase sigma factor RpoE, which produces MSEREIDQALVERVQKGDKAAFELLVAKYHRKIIRLVSRLVRDAAEVEDVTQEAFIKAYRALPQFRGESAFYTWLYRIAVNTAKNHLATQGRRAPTSTEANAEEAETFAEADQLRDINTPESMLMSKQIAQTVNTAMEALPDELRTAITLREIEGLSYEEIAEAMGCPIGTVRSRIFRAREAIASRLRPLLDTPDGKRW; this is translated from the coding sequence GTGAGTGAACGAGAAATCGACCAGGCGCTCGTAGAGCGCGTGCAAAAGGGCGACAAAGCCGCCTTCGAGCTGTTGGTCGCGAAATATCACCGCAAGATCATCCGCCTCGTATCGCGGCTCGTGCGCGACGCTGCCGAGGTCGAGGATGTGACGCAGGAGGCCTTTATCAAGGCCTACCGCGCCTTGCCGCAGTTTCGTGGCGAGTCGGCGTTCTATACCTGGTTGTATCGTATTGCTGTCAACACGGCGAAAAACCACCTTGCAACGCAAGGGCGCCGTGCACCGACTTCGACTGAAGCGAACGCTGAAGAAGCGGAAACTTTTGCCGAGGCCGATCAACTAAGGGATATCAACACGCCTGAGTCGATGCTGATGAGCAAGCAGATTGCTCAAACGGTCAACACAGCGATGGAGGCTTTGCCCGATGAACTTCGGACGGCGATCACCCTGCGAGAAATCGAGGGGCTTAGCTACGAAGAGATCGCAGAAGCCATGGGGTGCCCGATCGGAACGGTCCGTTCGCGAATTTTCCGGGCGCGTGAAGCGATTGCCAGCCGGCTGAGGCCGCTGCTGGACACGCCTGACGGTAAGCGCTGGTGA
- the acpP gene encoding acyl carrier protein produces MASIEERVKKIVAEQLGVAEAEVKNESSFVNDLGADSLDTVELVMALEEEFGIEIPDEDAEKITTVQQAIEFAEKEANKKA; encoded by the coding sequence ATGGCTAGCATTGAAGAACGTGTCAAAAAGATCGTCGCGGAACAACTTGGCGTGGCAGAAGCCGAGGTCAAGAACGAATCCAGCTTTGTGAACGATCTTGGCGCAGACTCGCTCGACACGGTTGAGCTGGTGATGGCGCTGGAAGAGGAGTTCGGGATCGAGATTCCGGACGAGGACGCTGAAAAGATCACGACTGTTCAGCAAGCCATCGAGTTCGCTGAGAAAGAGGCCAACAAGAAGGCCTAA
- a CDS encoding sigma-E factor negative regulatory protein: MGSATVQTQRGLQAERISALMDGEFDPDELAALLDEADTSGRPLWDDYHLIGDALRSDELTLPRSESAFMASFAARLDAEPHLLAPAALADAQAATAPGAKAAGSRVTRINPFLRVRRVLPTAAAAAAVAALSWVVVPRLQDHPTGATQTQVLAQSAAPATSGSSLTRVALSQQPQAAVAANGAGAGAPNDLIVLRDARLDQYLAAHQQYAPAPIGQSVSPYMRASAQADE, from the coding sequence ATGGGATCAGCGACGGTGCAAACGCAGCGGGGGCTGCAAGCCGAGCGGATTTCCGCGTTGATGGACGGGGAATTCGATCCGGACGAACTGGCCGCCCTGCTGGACGAGGCCGACACCTCGGGCCGGCCTCTGTGGGACGACTACCATCTGATCGGCGACGCACTGCGTTCCGATGAACTGACGTTGCCGCGTTCGGAGTCCGCCTTCATGGCGTCCTTTGCGGCACGTCTGGACGCTGAGCCGCATCTGCTTGCGCCGGCCGCGCTGGCTGACGCTCAGGCTGCAACCGCGCCGGGCGCAAAGGCCGCGGGTTCGCGAGTCACCCGTATCAATCCGTTCCTGCGTGTACGCCGCGTGTTGCCGACGGCCGCTGCGGCGGCCGCAGTGGCTGCGCTGTCGTGGGTCGTGGTGCCGCGTCTGCAGGACCATCCGACAGGGGCGACCCAGACGCAGGTGCTCGCTCAGAGCGCAGCGCCGGCAACTTCGGGTTCGAGCCTTACGCGCGTAGCGCTCTCTCAGCAACCGCAAGCGGCTGTGGCTGCCAACGGTGCGGGCGCCGGTGCCCCGAACGACCTGATCGTGCTGCGTGATGCACGTCTCGATCAATATCTGGCGGCCCACCAGCAATACGCACCGGCCCCCATCGGCCAGAGCGTTTCCCCTTACATGCGAGCCTCGGCGCAAGCGGACGAATAA
- a CDS encoding DegQ family serine endoprotease — MKKTLLLRVILGGAMAAHLAGAPAAFAAPASATSSATASSNAPLVSNLPDFTQLVDRVGPAVVNIRTTERVSRNQRGLPPGMDDDMAELFRRFFGVPMPQQPGPKGGTPRRGQPQPDEEQNSGVGSGFIVSNDGYILTNAHVVDGADSIYVTLTDKREFKAKLVGADKRTDVAVVKVEAKDLPTVPVGDSNRLRVGEWVVAIGSPFGLENTVTSGIVSAKGRDTGDYLPFIQTDVAVNPGNSGGPLINMRGEVVGINSMIYSQTGGFMGISFAIPIDEVMRVVDQLKKTGKVVRGRIGVAISEVSKDVADSLGLPRAQGALVRSVEPGSPAEKAGVQPGDIIMKFEGRPVDHATDLPRMVGETKPGSSATLQVLRKGKNQDLKIAIAEADTDTPKASKAQGGSADTPHPNALGLVVSDLTDAQKKDMKLRGGVQVELAEGPAGRAGLQQGDIILRVGDADIANAKQFEEVVKALDPKRLVPILVRRGDATQFVPLRPRAPSGK; from the coding sequence ATGAAGAAGACTCTCCTGCTTCGTGTCATCCTCGGCGGCGCCATGGCCGCCCATCTGGCGGGAGCCCCCGCCGCGTTTGCCGCCCCTGCCTCTGCGACGAGCAGCGCAACGGCGTCGTCGAACGCACCGCTAGTCAGCAATCTTCCCGATTTCACCCAACTCGTCGATCGCGTCGGCCCTGCCGTCGTCAATATTCGGACGACCGAGCGCGTTAGCCGCAATCAGCGTGGCTTGCCGCCGGGCATGGACGACGACATGGCCGAATTGTTCCGTCGTTTCTTCGGTGTGCCCATGCCGCAGCAGCCTGGGCCGAAGGGGGGCACGCCGCGACGCGGTCAGCCACAGCCCGATGAGGAGCAGAACAGCGGCGTGGGGTCGGGGTTCATCGTCTCGAATGACGGCTACATTCTGACGAACGCCCACGTTGTCGACGGGGCGGACAGCATCTACGTCACCCTGACCGACAAGCGCGAGTTCAAGGCCAAGCTGGTGGGCGCGGACAAACGCACCGACGTTGCCGTCGTCAAGGTCGAGGCCAAGGATCTGCCGACCGTGCCGGTAGGCGATTCGAACCGGCTTCGCGTAGGCGAATGGGTGGTCGCGATCGGGTCGCCGTTCGGACTCGAAAATACGGTAACGTCGGGCATCGTGTCGGCCAAGGGGCGCGATACGGGGGATTACCTGCCGTTCATCCAGACGGACGTTGCCGTGAATCCGGGCAATTCCGGTGGTCCGCTGATCAACATGCGCGGTGAGGTGGTGGGCATCAATTCGATGATCTACAGCCAGACCGGTGGCTTCATGGGCATTTCGTTCGCGATTCCGATCGATGAAGTCATGCGTGTGGTCGACCAGCTCAAGAAGACGGGCAAGGTCGTGCGCGGGCGCATCGGTGTGGCGATCAGCGAAGTCAGCAAGGACGTGGCCGATTCGCTGGGCCTGCCGCGTGCGCAAGGCGCGCTCGTGCGTAGCGTCGAGCCGGGCAGCCCGGCCGAGAAGGCGGGGGTGCAGCCGGGCGACATCATCATGAAGTTCGAGGGTCGCCCCGTCGATCACGCGACCGATCTGCCGCGTATGGTGGGCGAAACCAAGCCGGGTTCCAGCGCCACGCTGCAGGTATTGCGCAAGGGCAAGAATCAGGATCTGAAGATCGCCATCGCCGAAGCCGATACCGACACGCCCAAGGCGTCGAAGGCGCAGGGTGGCAGTGCCGACACGCCGCATCCGAACGCGCTTGGGCTGGTCGTCTCCGATCTGACCGATGCGCAGAAGAAGGACATGAAGCTGCGTGGCGGGGTGCAGGTCGAGCTGGCGGAAGGGCCGGCCGGTCGGGCGGGGCTCCAGCAGGGCGACATCATTCTGCGAGTGGGCGACGCCGACATCGCCAATGCCAAGCAGTTCGAGGAAGTGGTCAAGGCGCTCGACCCCAAGCGTCTGGTGCCGATCCTGGTGCGACGTGGCGATGCGACGCAGTTCGTGCCGCTGCGCCCGCGTGCCCCGAGCGGCAAGTAA
- the plsX gene encoding phosphate acyltransferase PlsX, translating into MTVTLTIDCMGGDHGPSVTVPAAVRFVQSTDDVELVLVGQQEIINAQLAKLRATDHPRLSVVNASEVVAMDDSVETALRKKKDSSMRVALNLVKEARAQACVSAGNTGALMAVSRYVLKTLPGIERPAIATVLPNQLGGYTTMLDLGANVDCEPTHLLQFAEMGHALVAAVDGKERPSIGLLNIGEEVIKGNDVIKQAGELLRGSTLNFYGNVEGNDIYRGTTDIVVCDGFVGNVALKTSEGLAQMLGDMIREEFTRTWWTKVIAVIALPILTRFKNRVDHRRYNGAALLGLRALVIKSHGSADAYSFEWAIKRGYDAVRNGVLDRLSHAMQENQTQLQDTKPVSAIPAL; encoded by the coding sequence ATGACAGTCACCCTGACGATCGATTGTATGGGCGGAGATCACGGCCCATCGGTGACGGTGCCGGCTGCGGTTCGCTTCGTGCAATCTACCGACGATGTCGAACTTGTGCTGGTCGGGCAGCAGGAGATCATCAACGCGCAGCTCGCAAAGCTGCGCGCGACGGATCACCCGCGCCTGTCCGTCGTGAATGCGAGCGAAGTCGTCGCCATGGACGACTCGGTCGAGACCGCACTGCGCAAGAAGAAAGACTCTTCGATGCGCGTGGCGCTCAATCTGGTCAAGGAAGCGCGCGCGCAAGCCTGCGTGTCTGCCGGCAATACCGGCGCGCTCATGGCCGTTTCCCGCTACGTGCTCAAGACGTTGCCTGGTATCGAGCGCCCGGCCATCGCCACGGTGCTGCCGAACCAGTTGGGCGGCTACACCACGATGCTCGATCTGGGCGCCAACGTGGACTGCGAGCCGACGCACCTGCTCCAATTCGCCGAAATGGGCCATGCGCTCGTGGCGGCCGTTGACGGTAAGGAACGTCCGTCGATCGGCTTGCTCAACATCGGCGAAGAAGTCATCAAAGGCAACGACGTCATCAAGCAGGCCGGCGAACTGCTGCGAGGCTCCACGCTGAACTTCTACGGCAACGTGGAAGGCAACGACATTTATCGTGGTACGACGGATATCGTCGTATGCGATGGTTTCGTCGGCAACGTCGCTCTCAAAACCTCCGAAGGCCTGGCGCAAATGCTCGGCGACATGATCCGCGAAGAGTTCACCCGCACCTGGTGGACAAAGGTGATTGCCGTCATTGCGCTGCCGATTCTCACCCGCTTCAAGAACCGCGTCGACCATCGCCGTTACAACGGTGCTGCATTGCTTGGATTGCGTGCGCTCGTCATCAAGAGTCACGGTTCCGCCGATGCCTACTCGTTTGAATGGGCCATCAAACGCGGCTATGATGCAGTTCGCAATGGCGTGCTCGACCGTCTGTCGCATGCCATGCAAGAGAATCAGACCCAGCTCCAGGACACCAAGCCGGTGAGCGCCATCCCGGCGCTTTGA
- a CDS encoding MucB/RseB C-terminal domain-containing protein → MQRLSIESLPRAPIGRTFFLFAFLLATTLQTQAWAQASAPSTDPLIEKREVSAWLNKIHRAAQTQNYIGTFVYQRGSTMRSSKISHFADKGNEYEELETLDGRQRRILRQNDDVYTLIPEQKTVFQEKRESKDSFPALLATPNRDVLDNYAPKLLPNERMAGFDCMVIELSPKDDYRFGYRLWADRNTGLLLRAQTLDAEGHLLEQAAFSQISIGVPSEKARILHAIQATHGWHVVKPQIAATRLSDAGWSIDVDKKVPGFKAVREVRRTMRSTADGKPLEVQQVVYSDGMAGLSVFIEPATRDRKEGHGSAGATNILIKRHGDFWLTLLGEVPQATLQQFASSIEFKQPAK, encoded by the coding sequence ATGCAGCGCCTGAGTATCGAATCCTTGCCGCGTGCGCCCATCGGGCGCACTTTCTTCCTGTTCGCTTTCCTGCTGGCGACCACCCTGCAAACGCAGGCGTGGGCGCAGGCTTCTGCGCCTTCCACCGATCCGTTGATCGAGAAGCGCGAAGTCAGCGCGTGGCTCAACAAGATTCATCGCGCGGCGCAGACGCAAAACTACATTGGTACGTTCGTCTACCAGCGTGGGTCGACCATGCGTTCGTCGAAGATCAGTCACTTCGCGGACAAAGGTAATGAATACGAAGAACTCGAGACGCTCGATGGACGTCAGCGTCGCATTCTTCGCCAGAATGACGATGTCTACACGCTCATCCCGGAGCAGAAGACCGTCTTCCAGGAAAAGCGCGAGAGCAAGGACTCGTTCCCCGCGTTGCTTGCCACGCCGAACCGCGATGTGCTTGATAACTACGCACCGAAGCTGCTGCCGAACGAACGCATGGCTGGCTTCGACTGCATGGTGATCGAACTTTCGCCGAAGGACGATTATCGTTTCGGGTACCGGCTGTGGGCCGACCGCAACACAGGTCTGCTGTTGAGAGCCCAAACGCTCGATGCGGAAGGGCATTTGCTTGAGCAGGCGGCGTTCTCTCAAATCTCGATTGGCGTGCCGAGTGAGAAGGCGCGAATCCTGCACGCGATCCAGGCGACGCACGGCTGGCATGTCGTGAAGCCGCAAATTGCCGCGACCCGACTGTCCGACGCGGGCTGGAGCATCGACGTCGACAAGAAGGTGCCCGGGTTCAAGGCGGTTCGTGAGGTGCGTCGTACGATGCGCTCGACCGCAGATGGCAAACCGCTTGAAGTCCAGCAGGTGGTATATTCCGACGGCATGGCCGGACTTTCGGTGTTCATCGAACCGGCAACGCGTGATCGCAAGGAAGGCCACGGCAGTGCGGGGGCGACGAACATCCTCATCAAGCGCCATGGCGACTTCTGGCTGACCTTGCTAGGCGAAGTGCCGCAGGCCACCCTGCAGCAGTTTGCTTCCAGTATCGAGTTTAAGCAGCCGGCGAAGTGA
- a CDS encoding beta-ketoacyl-ACP synthase III translates to MTQSAIYSRVVGTGSYLPARRVTNQQLADELATRGIETSDEWIVERTGIKARHFAAPDQTTSDMAVEAAKRALEMANLSADQIDLIMVATSTPDFVFPSTACLVQSKLGVTNGCAAFDIQAVCSGFAYAMATADNFIRSGAYRNVLVIGAETFSRILDFNDRTTCVLFGDGAGAVVLQASSETGILSSALHADGSYSNILCVPGNVNAGAVQGEAFLYMDGQAVFKLAVKVLEKVAHEALEKAGLEASAIDWLIPHQANLRIMTSTARKLDAVEKMVVTVDQHGNTSAASIPLALDVAVRDGRIQKGQTVMIEGVGGGFTWGAVLFRM, encoded by the coding sequence ATGACCCAGTCCGCGATTTATTCCCGTGTCGTCGGTACCGGCAGCTACCTGCCGGCACGACGCGTGACCAATCAGCAGTTGGCAGATGAGCTTGCCACCCGAGGCATCGAGACGAGCGACGAGTGGATCGTCGAGCGTACCGGCATCAAGGCACGTCACTTTGCTGCGCCCGACCAGACGACCAGCGACATGGCGGTGGAAGCCGCCAAGCGCGCGCTCGAAATGGCCAATCTTAGCGCCGACCAGATCGACCTGATCATGGTCGCCACGTCGACGCCGGACTTCGTGTTCCCGAGCACTGCCTGCCTCGTACAGAGCAAGCTGGGCGTCACCAACGGTTGCGCGGCGTTCGATATTCAGGCGGTTTGCTCGGGCTTCGCCTACGCGATGGCGACGGCCGACAACTTCATTCGCTCGGGCGCCTATCGCAACGTTCTCGTGATCGGTGCCGAGACGTTCTCGCGAATCCTCGATTTCAACGATCGCACGACGTGCGTGCTGTTTGGCGACGGCGCGGGCGCGGTTGTGCTGCAGGCGTCCAGCGAGACGGGCATCCTGTCGAGCGCCCTGCATGCGGACGGCAGCTATTCGAACATCCTCTGTGTGCCGGGCAATGTGAACGCCGGCGCGGTGCAGGGCGAGGCGTTCCTCTATATGGACGGGCAGGCGGTGTTCAAGCTGGCCGTCAAGGTTCTCGAAAAGGTGGCTCACGAGGCCCTCGAGAAGGCTGGACTGGAAGCATCGGCAATCGACTGGCTGATTCCGCACCAGGCCAATCTGCGCATCATGACCAGCACTGCCCGCAAACTCGACGCCGTAGAGAAGATGGTGGTGACCGTCGACCAGCACGGTAATACTTCCGCCGCTTCGATCCCGCTCGCCCTGGATGTCGCAGTTCGCGACGGTCGTATCCAGAAGGGGCAGACCGTCATGATCGAAGGTGTCGGTGGCGGCTTTACCTGGGGGGCGGTGCTCTTTCGCATGTAA
- the fabD gene encoding ACP S-malonyltransferase, producing MTFAFVFPGQGSQSVGMLDAFADNAVVREVLAEASDALGQDMAKLIAAGPAEDLNLTTNTQPVMLSAAYAMYRAWLADGGAKPAFVAGHSLGEYTALVAAGVIAFKDAVPLVRFRAQAMQEAVPVGQGGMAAILGLDDDTVRSVCADASAAGVVEAVNFNAPAQVVIAGAKAGVEKACELAKAAGAKRALVLPVSAPFHSSLLKPASDRLREYLANVTFNAPQVPLVNNVDVAVETDVARIKDALVRQAAAPVRWVESVKWLAAQGVTQVVECGPGKVLTGLTKRIDGNLTGLAITDPASLADVRAQLS from the coding sequence ATGACATTCGCTTTCGTTTTCCCGGGACAAGGGTCCCAATCGGTAGGCATGCTCGACGCGTTCGCGGACAACGCGGTGGTGCGCGAAGTGCTCGCCGAAGCTTCGGACGCCCTCGGGCAGGACATGGCCAAGCTGATCGCAGCCGGTCCCGCCGAAGATCTCAACCTCACGACCAACACGCAGCCGGTCATGCTGAGCGCGGCCTACGCAATGTATCGCGCGTGGCTGGCCGACGGCGGCGCGAAGCCAGCGTTCGTCGCCGGTCACAGCCTCGGTGAATACACCGCGCTGGTCGCAGCCGGCGTCATCGCGTTCAAGGACGCCGTGCCGCTCGTGCGCTTTCGTGCGCAAGCCATGCAGGAAGCCGTGCCGGTCGGGCAGGGCGGCATGGCTGCTATTCTGGGATTGGACGACGACACCGTTCGCAGCGTCTGTGCCGACGCGTCGGCGGCGGGTGTGGTCGAGGCCGTCAACTTCAATGCCCCGGCGCAAGTCGTGATTGCGGGCGCCAAGGCTGGCGTGGAAAAGGCCTGCGAACTGGCCAAAGCCGCTGGCGCCAAGCGTGCGCTCGTGCTGCCGGTGTCGGCGCCGTTCCACTCGTCGCTGCTCAAGCCGGCCTCGGACCGTCTGCGCGAATATCTGGCGAATGTGACGTTTAACGCGCCGCAGGTCCCGCTCGTCAATAACGTTGATGTGGCCGTCGAAACCGACGTGGCCCGCATCAAGGACGCATTGGTGCGTCAGGCCGCCGCGCCGGTGCGCTGGGTCGAATCGGTCAAATGGCTCGCCGCTCAGGGGGTGACGCAGGTGGTCGAGTGCGGTCCGGGCAAGGTGCTCACGGGGCTGACCAAGCGTATCGACGGCAACCTCACGGGTTTGGCGATCACGGATCCGGCATCGCTCGCCGATGTGCGCGCCCAACTCTCGTAA